Proteins encoded by one window of Drosophila melanogaster chromosome X:
- the Axs gene encoding abnormal X segregation translates to MSEDAKSPGPRTRNIIENQLFRRQRSLKLEALQRQRTLDSNDGVEGLGADTEPFDKTHIVIIFTEKAKLRHCQDVEKIIQEFGIQTTLEIVGKTEKYLYLSASVDTLLRLADAAELEKMTTTHSMQKFNHGCISDFLLPGMGKEQILRYCEIPVLIKDVIQDGIKSYVQKGYIEDMFPLHDILYLERFNWNLKRTKLPIEDIRNYFGSSIGLYFGFIEFYTKALIFPSLFGILQYVFDLNISLVCSFYVVWTTIFLELWKRKCAGYSYRWGTIEMSSLDKPRSAYTGQLKPDPITGKMTLHYPMRYTYLQMYCISYPVVLGCVVAAGWFALYQFQIEAEVLADFGPDSWLLYVPVIVQSVLIAIFSWAYEKLATFLTNLENHRTRSQYDRHRVNKLMLFEIVNNFFSQFYIAFVLHDLRQLKYQLMMQLLVFQLLCIAQEIGIPLLAVLRQKYAEFRHREVAEEKLRSISDLPRYEQSFYESGLDEYHSTYEDYLQVCIQFGFVVLFAAVAPFAAIGALLNNVFAVHIDMWKLCNIFKRPFARRAKNIGAWQLAFELLSVMSLLSNCGLLFLQPNVKDFFSHWLPSVPDLSFVIFEHLLLGLKFLIHKVIHERPRWVRIGLLKADFETSQALKQLKKFKAEANKMA, encoded by the exons ATGTCCGAAGATGCCAAGA GTCCAGGACCACGCACACGGAACATCATCGAGAATCAGCTGTTCCGCCGGCAGCGTAGCCTAAAATTGGAGGCACTGCAGCGCCAGCGGACCTTGGATTCCAACGATGGGGTGGAGGGATTGGGCGCAGATACGGAACCCTTCGACAAG ACGCACATCGTCATCATCTTTACGGAGAAGGCCAAGCTAAGACACTGTCAGGATGTGGAGAAGATCATTCAGGAGTTTGGCATCCAGACCACGCTGGAGATCGTAGG GAAAACCGAAAAGTATCTCTACCTATCGGCCAGCGTGGATACTCTGCTCCGTTTGGCCGATGCCGCCGAGCTGGAGAAGATGACCACCACGCACAGCATGCAAAAGTTCAATCACGGCTGCATCTCGGACTTTCTACTGCCCGGGATGGGCAAAGAGCAGATCCTGCGCTACTGCGAGATACCTGTTCTCATCAAGGACGTAATCCAGGACGGCATTAAGTCCTACGTGCAAAAGGGCTACATAGAGGATATGTTTCCCCTCCACGATATC CTGTATCTCGAACGCTTCAACTGGAACCTGAAACGCACCAAGCTGCCCATCGAGGACATCCGGAACTACTTTGGTTCCAGTATAGGTCTTTATTTCGGCTTCATCGAGTTCTACACGAAGGCACTGATCTTTCCCTCCCTTTTTGGTATACTCCAATATGTATTCGATCTGAACATCTCGCTGGTCTGCAGTTTCTACGTTGTTTGGACCACG attttccTGGAGTTGTGGAAGCGTAAGTGTGCCGGCTACTCGTATCGATGGGGCACCATTGAGATGAGCAGCCTGGACAAGCCGCGATCCGCATATACGGGCCAATTGAAACCGGACCCCATCACCGGCAAGATGACACTCCACTATCCGATGCGGTACACATACCTGCAGATGTACTGCATCTCGTATCCGGTGGTGCTGGGCTGTGTGGTTGCCGCCGGCTGGTTTGCCCTCTACCAGTTTCAGATCGAAGCCGAGGTGCTGGCGGATTTCGGACCAGACTCCTGGCTGCTGTACGTGCCGGTTATTGTGCAGTCGGTGCTGATTGCGATCTTTTCGTGGGCATACGAAAAGCTGGCCACATTCCTCACCAACCTGGAGAACCATCGAACTCGATCGCAGTACGATCGTCATCGGGTCAATAAGCTGATGCTCTTCGAGATCGTGAATAACTTCTTCTCGCAGTTCTATATTGCCTTCGTGCTGCACGATCTGCGCCAGCTGAAGTACCAGTTGATGATGCAACTGCTGGTCTTCCAGCTGCTGTGCATCGCCCAGGAGATTGGTATACCGCTGCTGGCGGTGCTGCGCCAGAAGTACGCCGAGTTCCGTCATCGCGAGGTGGCCGAGGAGAAGCTGCGATCCATCAGTGATCTGCCGCGCTACGAGCAATCGTTCTACGAATCCGGACTAGATGAATATCATTCCACGTACGAGGACTACCTGCAGGTATGCATCCAGTTTGGATTCGTGGTCCTGTTTGCCGCCGTTGCCCCATTTGCCGCCATTGGAGCTCTGCTGAACAACGTCTTTGCGGTGCACATTGATATGTGGAAGCTGTGCAACATCTTTAAGCGACCATTTGCAAGGCGCGCCAAGAACATCGGCGCCTGGCAGCTGGCCTTCGAGCTGCTCTCAGTGATGTCGTTGCTTAGCAACTGCGGTCTGCTCTTCCTTCAGCCGAATGTCAA GGACTTCTTCTCTCACTGGCTGCCATCGGTGCCGGATCTTTCGTTCGTAATCTTCGAACACTTGCTGCTGGGCCTGAAGTTTCTCATCCACAAGGTTATTCACGAAAGGCCGCGCTGGGTGCGCATCGGACTGCTAAAGGCGGACTTCGAG
- the Septin4 gene encoding septin 4, isoform G: MSKTPSFDKDRDYIGFATLPEQVHRKSVKRGFEFTLMVVGESGLGKSTLINSLFLGDLYKNRQMPNVEERIEKTTKVEKKTMDIEERGVRLRLTVVDTPGFGDAINCEDSWRVCTQYIDEQFRQYFTDESGLNRRNIQDNRVHCCLYFVPPWGHSLRQMDLDLIRRLHRKVNIVLVIGKADCLNKQEVRKLKERILQDLEDNHIQLYQFPECDSDEDDDFKQQDRELKASIPFAVVGSNTILEVAGKKVRGRQYPWGVVNVEDPEHSDFIKLRTFLISTHMQDLKDTTQDVHYENFRAQCISQISQHALRERGKLKRDSISSTNGFDAAISETDRLLLQKDEEIRRMQDMLTQMQEKLKQTHLMEMKKNDSVIDV; the protein is encoded by the exons atGT CTAAAACGCCGTCGTTCGACAAGGATCGCGATTACATAGGCTTTGCCACGCTTCCAGAGCAAGTGCACCGGAAGTCGGTGAAGCGGGGCTTCGAGTTCACCCTCATGGTGGTCGGCGAGTCCGGACTGGGCAAGTCCACGCTGATCAACAGTCTCTTTCTGGGCGATCTCTACAAGAACCGGCAGATGCCCAATGTGGAGGAGCGCATCGAGAAGACGACGAAGGTGGAGAAGAAGACGATGGACATCGAGGAGCGGGGCGTCCGGCTCCGGCTGACGGTGGTGGACACCCCGGGATTCGGGGATGCCATCAACTGTGAGGACAGCTGGCGCGTCTGCACCCAGTACATCGACGAGCAGTTCCGCCAGTACTTCACCGACGAGAGCGGCCTGAATCGCCGCAACATCCAGGACAATCGGGTGCACTGCTGCCTCTACTTCGTGCCGCCATGGGGCCACAG CCTGCGACAGATGGACCTCGATTTGATACGGCGGCTGCACCGCAAGGTGAACATCGTGCTGGTGATCGGCAAGGCCGATTGCCTCAACAAGCAGGAGGTGCGCAAGCTGAAGGAGCGCATCCTGCAGGACCTGGAGGACAACCACATCCAGCTGTATCAGTTCCCCGAATGCGACTccgacgaggacgacgacTTCAAGCAGCAGGACCGCGAACTGAAGGCCTCCATTCCGTTCGCCGTCGTCGGCAGCAACACCATTCTGGAGGTGGCCGGCAAGAAGGTCCGAGGGCGCCAGTATCCGTGGGGCGTGGTAAACGTGGAGGATCCGGAGCACAGCGACTTCATCAAGCTGCGCACCTTCTTGATATCCACGCACATGCAGGACCTCAAGGACACCACGCAG GACGTGCACTACGAGAACTTCCGGGCGCAGTGCATCTCGCAGATTTCGCAGCACGCGCTGCGTGAGCGCGGCAAGTTGAAGCGGGACTCGATTAGCTCGACCAATGGATTCGACGCGGCCATCTCGGAGACGGACAGGCTGCTCCTGCAAAAGGACGAGGAGATAAGGAGGATGCAGGACATGCTCACCCAGATGCAGGAGAAGCTCAAGCAGACCCATCTCATGGAGATGAAGAAGAATGACAGCGTGATCGACGTCTAG
- the Septin4 gene encoding septin 4, isoform D, which translates to MKHQPPPPPLPLSQPPTMGATAAGGVASVISTMNGSSSSGIEAVKCRPPIYPKPKTPSFDKDRDYIGFATLPEQVHRKSVKRGFEFTLMVVGESGLGKSTLINSLFLGDLYKNRQMPNVEERIEKTTKVEKKTMDIEERGVRLRLTVVDTPGFGDAINCEDSWRVCTQYIDEQFRQYFTDESGLNRRNIQDNRVHCCLYFVPPWGHSLRQMDLDLIRRLHRKVNIVLVIGKADCLNKQEVRKLKERILQDLEDNHIQLYQFPECDSDEDDDFKQQDRELKASIPFAVVGSNTILEVAGKKVRGRQYPWGVVNVEDPEHSDFIKLRTFLISTHMQDLKDTTQDVHYENFRAQCISQISQHALRERGKLKRDSISSTNGFDAAISETDRLLLQKDEEIRRMQDMLTQMQEKLKQTHLMEMKKNDSVIDV; encoded by the exons ATGAAGCATCAGCCGCCGCCCCCGCCACTCCCGCTCAGCCAACCGCCCACGATGGGCGCTACAGcggcggggggcgtggccagcgTCATAAGCACGAtgaacggcagcagcagcagtggcattGAGGCGGTTAAATGCCGACCACCCATTTACCCCAAAC CTAAAACGCCGTCGTTCGACAAGGATCGCGATTACATAGGCTTTGCCACGCTTCCAGAGCAAGTGCACCGGAAGTCGGTGAAGCGGGGCTTCGAGTTCACCCTCATGGTGGTCGGCGAGTCCGGACTGGGCAAGTCCACGCTGATCAACAGTCTCTTTCTGGGCGATCTCTACAAGAACCGGCAGATGCCCAATGTGGAGGAGCGCATCGAGAAGACGACGAAGGTGGAGAAGAAGACGATGGACATCGAGGAGCGGGGCGTCCGGCTCCGGCTGACGGTGGTGGACACCCCGGGATTCGGGGATGCCATCAACTGTGAGGACAGCTGGCGCGTCTGCACCCAGTACATCGACGAGCAGTTCCGCCAGTACTTCACCGACGAGAGCGGCCTGAATCGCCGCAACATCCAGGACAATCGGGTGCACTGCTGCCTCTACTTCGTGCCGCCATGGGGCCACAG CCTGCGACAGATGGACCTCGATTTGATACGGCGGCTGCACCGCAAGGTGAACATCGTGCTGGTGATCGGCAAGGCCGATTGCCTCAACAAGCAGGAGGTGCGCAAGCTGAAGGAGCGCATCCTGCAGGACCTGGAGGACAACCACATCCAGCTGTATCAGTTCCCCGAATGCGACTccgacgaggacgacgacTTCAAGCAGCAGGACCGCGAACTGAAGGCCTCCATTCCGTTCGCCGTCGTCGGCAGCAACACCATTCTGGAGGTGGCCGGCAAGAAGGTCCGAGGGCGCCAGTATCCGTGGGGCGTGGTAAACGTGGAGGATCCGGAGCACAGCGACTTCATCAAGCTGCGCACCTTCTTGATATCCACGCACATGCAGGACCTCAAGGACACCACGCAG GACGTGCACTACGAGAACTTCCGGGCGCAGTGCATCTCGCAGATTTCGCAGCACGCGCTGCGTGAGCGCGGCAAGTTGAAGCGGGACTCGATTAGCTCGACCAATGGATTCGACGCGGCCATCTCGGAGACGGACAGGCTGCTCCTGCAAAAGGACGAGGAGATAAGGAGGATGCAGGACATGCTCACCCAGATGCAGGAGAAGCTCAAGCAGACCCATCTCATGGAGATGAAGAAGAATGACAGCGTGATCGACGTCTAG